One segment of Pseudomonas pohangensis DNA contains the following:
- a CDS encoding LuxR C-terminal-related transcriptional regulator, whose product MPASSRSPQLDSKFVPQVSARKPLPRPRLALPAALLEGPCRVVSVVAPAGYGKTTLLADWYSHCPVDRRAWLNLTDTDDEPARLLRLLIGAIQTAQPGLGQQALTLLDGQSQANPMSVLELLVSDLQQLAEVLLLFIDDVHLLGDAQSLQILDWLLQYAPQQLRLIIGSRHTPPVTLATLRLHGQLAELDQNQLALTADEAAALCSQRIKTPLSELALSRLMEKTEGWPAAVELLALALQDASDPALLLDDFWGSERAVVDYLGEVVFGRLSQTQRELLYQFAQFDLFCAALLCEASGDPQAGELMVELNQRQLFLLAMDRSGTWFRFHHLVQDYLRSNPPAGQAGHEARTLKAGATWLYAQGLIDEAIECSIRARDWEQACNWLAESVEDSAQRQGTTSTLLRWAKMIPRQWLDRYPLIRISVGFSLVLSSRRNEAEAELYDIEQCIDAWALCNPDKPDATRQFRCALELQRLFLLGVNDAGSKLLQPVRQWLEHWPDARLRYLGDVFNLAAYACKSNGDIAEGLAYAEHGRGIQRRDRGNYGLSWNLLLDALLHLKAGNLHAARNSSQQGLQLLREHLNGFPEHAAFQHVIQAAIAYEFDQLDSAEQLLEIGTEAIDALGIADILILTYLTRARLQCCRGNLDAGLQALRLGRQTARKQNLERVSVTLAAEECIWLLRRGEHSAALTLAHQFGFDLAIFPQHNLAADKASRVGPRLLLDQAPEMAVAQLSSPLLRSKEKGFQLRRTELLVLQAAALLRCGRDQEALAAWGQAITACNEFGYRRVLLNDLALIEPIRKAARSTGNLAEPDWLAAADSQEHDDQRVAEALTRKELRILTLLESGLSNRELAESIFISEGTLKWHLHNIYRKLECKSRTSALSAARRNGLLKRA is encoded by the coding sequence TTGCCCGCTTCCAGCCGCTCGCCGCAACTCGACAGCAAGTTTGTCCCGCAGGTCAGTGCGCGCAAGCCTTTGCCACGCCCCCGCCTGGCATTGCCGGCAGCGCTGCTGGAAGGCCCGTGCCGGGTAGTCAGCGTGGTGGCACCCGCCGGCTATGGCAAAACCACCTTGTTGGCTGACTGGTATTCCCACTGCCCTGTCGACCGTCGGGCATGGCTGAACCTGACGGATACCGACGACGAACCCGCACGCCTGTTGCGTCTGCTGATCGGGGCCATCCAGACCGCACAACCCGGCCTTGGCCAGCAGGCGCTGACCCTGCTCGACGGGCAGTCACAGGCCAATCCGATGAGCGTGCTGGAGTTGCTGGTTAGCGACCTGCAACAACTGGCTGAGGTGTTGCTGCTGTTTATCGACGACGTGCATCTGCTCGGCGATGCGCAAAGCCTGCAGATTCTTGACTGGCTGCTGCAATACGCGCCGCAACAGTTGCGCCTGATCATTGGTAGCCGGCATACGCCGCCAGTAACGCTGGCCACGTTGCGCCTGCACGGACAACTGGCCGAACTGGACCAGAACCAGTTGGCCCTGACCGCCGACGAAGCAGCGGCCCTGTGCAGTCAGCGTATCAAAACACCGCTATCGGAACTGGCTCTGAGCCGGCTGATGGAAAAGACCGAAGGCTGGCCAGCTGCGGTCGAACTGCTGGCGTTGGCCTTGCAGGATGCCAGCGACCCGGCACTATTACTGGATGACTTCTGGGGCTCGGAGCGCGCCGTGGTCGATTACCTCGGCGAGGTGGTGTTTGGCCGCTTGAGCCAGACACAGCGGGAACTGCTCTATCAATTCGCCCAGTTCGATCTGTTCTGTGCCGCGCTGTTGTGCGAGGCCAGTGGCGACCCGCAGGCCGGCGAGCTGATGGTCGAACTCAATCAGCGTCAGCTGTTTCTGCTGGCCATGGATCGCAGCGGTACCTGGTTCCGCTTTCATCATCTGGTACAGGACTACCTGCGCAGCAATCCACCCGCTGGCCAGGCTGGCCATGAGGCTCGCACTCTCAAGGCCGGCGCCACCTGGCTGTACGCCCAGGGCCTGATCGATGAAGCCATTGAGTGCAGCATTCGCGCCCGCGACTGGGAGCAGGCCTGCAACTGGCTGGCAGAATCGGTGGAAGACTCGGCGCAGCGTCAGGGCACCACCAGTACCCTGTTGCGCTGGGCCAAGATGATTCCGCGGCAATGGCTTGATCGCTATCCGCTGATACGCATCAGTGTGGGCTTTTCGCTGGTGCTCTCCTCCCGCCGCAATGAAGCCGAAGCCGAACTGTATGACATCGAGCAGTGCATCGATGCCTGGGCGCTGTGTAATCCCGACAAGCCCGATGCCACGCGGCAATTTCGCTGTGCCCTGGAGTTGCAACGACTGTTTCTGCTGGGGGTCAATGATGCCGGCAGCAAACTGCTGCAGCCGGTCAGGCAGTGGCTGGAACACTGGCCGGACGCACGCCTGCGTTATCTGGGCGATGTCTTCAATCTGGCCGCCTACGCCTGCAAGTCCAACGGCGACATTGCCGAAGGTCTGGCTTATGCCGAGCACGGCCGGGGTATCCAGCGCCGCGATCGCGGCAACTACGGGTTGTCGTGGAATCTCCTGCTGGATGCCTTGTTGCACCTCAAGGCCGGCAACCTGCATGCCGCACGCAACTCCAGCCAGCAAGGACTGCAACTGCTCCGCGAGCATCTCAATGGCTTCCCCGAACATGCTGCATTCCAGCATGTGATCCAGGCCGCCATCGCCTATGAGTTTGACCAGCTCGATAGCGCCGAGCAGCTACTGGAGATCGGCACCGAAGCCATAGACGCACTGGGCATCGCGGATATCCTGATCCTCACTTACCTGACCCGCGCGCGCCTGCAATGCTGCCGTGGCAATCTCGACGCAGGTCTGCAGGCCCTGCGCCTGGGCCGTCAGACCGCTCGCAAACAGAATCTGGAGCGCGTCAGCGTGACGCTGGCAGCGGAAGAATGCATCTGGTTGCTGCGCCGTGGCGAGCACAGCGCGGCACTCACGCTGGCTCACCAGTTCGGCTTTGATCTGGCGATTTTCCCGCAGCACAATCTGGCTGCCGACAAGGCCTCCCGCGTCGGCCCGCGCCTGCTGCTCGACCAGGCCCCGGAAATGGCTGTGGCGCAGTTGAGCTCGCCGCTGCTACGCAGCAAGGAAAAGGGCTTCCAGCTGCGCCGCACCGAACTGCTGGTGTTGCAGGCGGCGGCGCTGCTGCGCTGCGGCAGGGATCAGGAAGCACTGGCGGCCTGGGGACAGGCCATCACCGCCTGCAACGAATTTGGCTACCGCCGCGTCCTGCTCAATGACCTGGCATTGATTGAACCCATCCGCAAAGCTGCCAGAAGCACAGGCAATCTGGCCGAACCTGACTGGCTGGCTGCCGCCGACAGTCAGGAGCACGACGACCAGCGGGTTGCCGAAGCCCTGACCAGAAAGGAGTTGCGGATTCTCACGCTGCTCGAATCGGGCCTGTCCAATCGCGAACTCGCCGAGTCGATCTTCATTTCCGAAGGCACCCTGAAATGGCACCTGCACAACATCTACCGCAAGCTGGAGTGCAAGAGCCGCACCAGCGCGCTTTCGGCGGCGCGCAGGAACGGGTTGTTGAAACGGGCTTGA
- a CDS encoding c-type cytochrome, with translation MIDCPRVTRSAPAKSLGLLLLCLLPVTLLADPAAVPTQRQLELFSSNCVQCHARPGIGAPLMGNAGDWKSRQAQGEEVMLVNVVEGIRGMPPLGYCSACNEDDFRVLIRLLLPATEQQP, from the coding sequence ATGATCGACTGCCCACGCGTAACCCGGTCGGCGCCGGCAAAGTCCCTCGGCTTACTACTGCTGTGCCTGTTGCCCGTTACCCTGCTGGCCGACCCGGCAGCCGTTCCCACCCAGCGCCAACTCGAACTGTTCAGCAGCAATTGCGTGCAATGCCATGCACGACCGGGCATCGGTGCGCCGCTGATGGGCAATGCCGGCGACTGGAAAAGCCGGCAGGCCCAGGGCGAAGAGGTCATGCTGGTGAACGTGGTCGAAGGTATTCGCGGCATGCCGCCACTGGGTTACTGCAGCGCCTGCAACGAAGATGATTTCCGCGTACTGATCCGCCTGCTGCTGCCGGCGACGGAGCAACAACCATGA
- a CDS encoding D-arabinono-1,4-lactone oxidase yields the protein MSAPDLTRRRLIKVGAAGAMLGMLPGCSPHGGDIPQAQSPLPFKPGQPVPWINWAGNQACQPLQRFAPDSEAAVVDALRQSKGIIRAVGAGHSFSPLVPTDDSLISTDLLAGLISHDPATLQAEVWAGTRVQQLGPLLAGIGQALPNQPDLDYLSMGGALATSVHATGPRFGPMTDYVTGLTLATPTGELIECSASQQPEIFQAARTSVGALGLITRMRLQNQAAFDLVEVNRFENTEDVLDDIDNRMAMHRNFEILPLLHSPLCLSVATDLAGPDDVPSGEDDPQAVNTLRAAYEAVGWLPGIGSATYARLLDMLSLAMGDSASSVRVGPSYRIFPHVRIVRFREMEYTVPVEAGPACLREILSTVRKKNLPVCFPLEYRYVKGSDVWLSMFQGMGERGGCSISVHQYGDIDYRPYFAEIEPIFWKYQGRPHWGKLHTLDAKRLAALYPAHWQDFQEVRRSLDPQGRMLNPHLRHILGV from the coding sequence ATGAGCGCTCCCGATCTCACACGGCGCCGGTTGATCAAGGTGGGGGCCGCCGGTGCCATGCTCGGTATGCTGCCCGGCTGTTCCCCGCACGGCGGCGACATACCGCAGGCGCAAAGCCCGTTGCCGTTCAAGCCGGGCCAGCCGGTGCCGTGGATCAACTGGGCCGGCAATCAGGCCTGTCAGCCACTGCAACGCTTTGCCCCGGACTCCGAAGCCGCCGTGGTCGATGCCCTGCGCCAGTCCAAAGGCATCATCCGCGCTGTCGGCGCCGGGCACTCGTTCAGCCCGCTGGTGCCGACCGACGACAGCCTGATCAGCACCGACCTGCTGGCCGGGCTGATCAGCCATGACCCGGCCACCCTGCAAGCCGAAGTCTGGGCCGGCACCCGCGTGCAGCAACTCGGCCCGCTGCTGGCCGGCATCGGTCAGGCGCTGCCGAATCAGCCGGATCTGGACTACCTGTCCATGGGCGGCGCGCTGGCCACTTCGGTACATGCCACCGGGCCGCGCTTCGGGCCGATGACCGACTACGTCACCGGGCTGACCCTGGCCACGCCGACCGGCGAACTGATCGAATGCAGCGCCAGCCAGCAGCCGGAAATCTTCCAGGCCGCACGCACCTCGGTCGGCGCGCTGGGGCTGATCACCCGCATGCGCTTACAGAATCAGGCGGCCTTTGATCTGGTCGAGGTCAATCGCTTCGAAAACACCGAAGACGTGCTGGATGACATCGACAACCGCATGGCCATGCACCGCAACTTCGAGATATTGCCGCTGCTGCATTCACCACTGTGCCTGAGTGTGGCTACCGATCTGGCCGGTCCGGACGATGTGCCCAGTGGCGAAGATGATCCGCAGGCGGTGAATACCCTGCGCGCTGCCTACGAAGCCGTCGGCTGGCTGCCCGGCATTGGCTCGGCCACCTACGCCAGACTGCTCGACATGCTCAGTCTGGCCATGGGCGACAGTGCCAGCAGCGTGCGCGTGGGGCCGTCCTACCGGATATTCCCGCACGTGCGCATAGTGCGTTTCCGCGAGATGGAATACACCGTGCCGGTCGAGGCCGGTCCGGCCTGCCTGCGCGAAATCCTCAGCACCGTGCGCAAGAAGAACCTGCCGGTGTGTTTCCCGCTGGAGTACCGCTACGTCAAGGGCAGCGATGTCTGGCTGTCGATGTTTCAGGGCATGGGTGAGCGCGGCGGTTGCTCGATCTCGGTACACCAGTACGGCGATATCGATTACCGGCCCTACTTCGCCGAGATCGAACCGATCTTCTGGAAATACCAGGGCCGACCACACTGGGGCAAGCTGCATACACTGGACGCCAAACGCCTGGCTGCGCTGTATCCGGCGCACTGGCAGGACTTCCAGGAAGTGCGCCGCAGCCTCGATCCGCAAGGCCGCATGCTCAACCCACACCTGCGCCATATTCTTGGAGTCTGA
- a CDS encoding alanine racemase, producing MVSRRSFLLGGAALATTAVIARPDDQGGQYDAYFARLNQTLRDNGIDHPVLLIDLDRLDRNIDRVVKSAAIAPAKTYRVVVKSVPSPALVDYIAERANTRALMCFHRPFIEAMAALRPQSDILLGKPMPISAARHFYANHQGPFDPATQLQWLIDTEARLAQYLALARELGIRLRINLEIDVGLRRGGFGSPEALQGVLTTISAHPEHLQFAGFMGYDAHLMGLPGFLAKRELPQVKARYAACKDYLQQRFPQLLNDKLCFNGAGSPTFRYYDGDPLINDISAGSCLMKPTHYDLPILEDFEPSAFIASPVLKRLQGGRVPALGWAAPLIRAWDPNQAQIYFAYSGNWLAETDSPPGLQPNGMYISSNQQGYNASDSVTIGVDDFIFLRPTQSEAVLLQFGDLVAVRGDQIVARWPVLPAST from the coding sequence ATGGTTTCACGACGTTCATTTTTACTTGGCGGCGCTGCCCTGGCCACCACTGCAGTGATCGCCAGACCGGACGACCAGGGCGGCCAGTATGACGCCTACTTTGCCCGGCTGAACCAGACCCTGCGCGATAACGGCATCGACCATCCGGTGTTGCTGATCGACCTCGACCGACTGGATCGCAACATCGACCGCGTGGTCAAGTCGGCCGCTATCGCACCGGCCAAAACCTACCGTGTGGTGGTCAAGTCGGTGCCCAGCCCGGCGCTGGTTGACTACATCGCCGAGCGCGCCAATACCCGGGCGCTGATGTGCTTTCACCGGCCGTTTATCGAGGCCATGGCCGCCCTGCGCCCGCAGTCCGACATCCTGCTCGGCAAGCCGATGCCAATCAGCGCCGCGCGCCACTTCTACGCCAACCATCAAGGTCCGTTCGACCCGGCTACGCAGCTGCAGTGGCTGATCGATACTGAGGCGCGGCTGGCCCAGTACCTGGCGCTGGCCAGGGAACTGGGCATCAGACTGCGCATCAATCTGGAAATTGACGTTGGCCTGCGCCGTGGCGGTTTTGGCAGCCCCGAGGCGTTGCAGGGCGTGCTGACCACCATCAGTGCGCACCCCGAGCATCTGCAGTTTGCCGGTTTCATGGGCTACGACGCGCACCTGATGGGTTTGCCGGGCTTTCTCGCCAAGCGCGAACTGCCACAGGTCAAGGCGCGCTACGCCGCCTGCAAGGACTATCTGCAGCAGCGGTTTCCGCAACTGCTGAACGACAAGCTGTGCTTCAACGGCGCCGGCAGTCCAACCTTCCGCTATTACGATGGCGACCCGCTGATCAACGATATTTCCGCCGGTTCCTGCCTGATGAAACCGACCCACTATGACCTGCCGATTCTCGAGGATTTCGAGCCCAGCGCCTTCATCGCCTCGCCGGTACTCAAGCGCCTGCAAGGCGGGCGTGTGCCGGCGCTGGGCTGGGCCGCGCCGCTGATTCGCGCCTGGGACCCGAACCAGGCGCAGATCTACTTCGCCTACAGCGGCAACTGGCTGGCCGAAACCGATTCGCCACCTGGTCTGCAACCCAACGGCATGTACATCAGCTCCAACCAGCAGGGCTACAACGCTTCGGACTCGGTCACCATCGGCGTCGACGACTTCATCTTCCTCCGGCCGACCCAGAGCGAGGCGGTATTGCTGCAGTTCGGTGATCTGGTCGCCGTGCGTGGTGACCAGATCGTTGCACGCTGGCCGGTGCTGCCGGCCAGCACCTGA
- a CDS encoding NAD(P)/FAD-dependent oxidoreductase: MNTDDSRTRFLDISPYVSVPGDLQPELQGDILADVVIVGGGFTGLSTALALHKAGVSAVILERHFCGYGASGRNAGHLTPTICKDLPTAVMLFGNETAGKLASFADHCVESAEQLMLEYGIDCDYQQSGNIMAVVHPSQEARLRKAAAAAMAVGARMHFVEPGEMRERGLPRAFLCGAMEEAGGTLHPGKFILGLRQAALARGIRIYEQTCVTSVSQDKPLRVLTSNGSVSADKLLMASNAYTPEIGRPGERIVPLYVTLFETEPLSDEQLAAIGGWNGREGIYTAHESMESYRLTAQRTIIGGSKNVQYFYDCQPHHHGGEADASKMSVINAFRQCFPALSQLRIAHSWAGWIGMTLNFLPIVGNAGHSDSYFYGVGYNGHGVAQASSMGSLLADKILGKANPWHEIICRKPAYLPPNPWRWAAVRGLLGVVNGIDRRIDRQIVQQAIGRQDCD, translated from the coding sequence GTGAACACTGACGACAGCCGCACACGCTTCCTCGACATCAGCCCCTACGTCAGCGTGCCCGGCGACCTGCAGCCGGAACTGCAAGGCGACATCCTCGCCGATGTGGTGATTGTCGGTGGCGGCTTCACCGGCCTGTCCACCGCACTGGCGCTGCACAAGGCCGGGGTGTCGGCGGTGATTCTGGAGCGACACTTCTGCGGCTATGGTGCCAGCGGGCGCAATGCCGGTCATCTGACCCCGACCATCTGCAAGGACTTGCCCACCGCGGTGATGCTGTTCGGCAATGAGACGGCCGGCAAGCTGGCCAGCTTCGCCGACCACTGTGTGGAAAGCGCCGAGCAGCTGATGCTCGAGTACGGCATCGACTGCGATTACCAGCAGAGCGGCAACATCATGGCAGTGGTGCACCCTTCCCAGGAGGCACGCCTGCGCAAGGCAGCGGCTGCGGCCATGGCGGTCGGCGCGCGTATGCATTTTGTCGAGCCCGGCGAGATGCGCGAACGCGGCCTGCCCAGGGCGTTTCTCTGCGGCGCCATGGAAGAAGCCGGCGGCACCCTGCACCCCGGCAAATTCATCCTGGGTCTGCGCCAGGCCGCTCTGGCCAGGGGCATCCGCATCTATGAACAGACCTGCGTCACCAGCGTCAGCCAGGACAAACCGCTGCGTGTACTGACCAGCAACGGCTCGGTCAGCGCCGACAAGCTGCTGATGGCCAGCAACGCCTATACCCCGGAGATCGGTCGGCCCGGCGAGCGCATCGTGCCACTCTACGTCACCCTGTTCGAGACCGAACCGCTGAGCGACGAGCAATTGGCCGCCATCGGTGGCTGGAACGGTCGCGAGGGCATCTACACCGCCCACGAAAGCATGGAGAGTTACCGCCTGACCGCGCAGCGCACCATCATCGGCGGCTCGAAGAACGTGCAGTACTTCTACGACTGCCAGCCGCACCACCACGGCGGTGAAGCCGATGCCAGCAAGATGAGTGTGATCAATGCGTTTCGCCAGTGCTTCCCGGCCCTCTCACAGCTGCGTATCGCCCATTCCTGGGCCGGCTGGATCGGCATGACCCTGAACTTCCTGCCCATTGTCGGTAACGCTGGCCACAGCGATTCCTATTTCTATGGCGTTGGCTACAACGGTCACGGCGTGGCGCAGGCCTCGAGCATGGGCAGCCTGCTGGCCGACAAAATCCTCGGTAAAGCCAACCCCTGGCACGAGATCATCTGCCGCAAACCGGCCTACCTGCCGCCCAACCCCTGGCGCTGGGCGGCGGTGCGCGGGTTACTCGGCGTGGTCAACGGCATCGACCGGCGCATCGACCGGCAAATTGTGCAGCAGGCTATCGGCCGCCAGGACTGCGACTAG
- a CDS encoding metal-dependent hydrolase family protein has translation MKHKLKNLILPLAFLVTTSVIAAENPPPQQVLFKNVNIFNGTENKIYKNQQVLVEANLIKEISAGEIQTNSGTTVIDGGGRTLTPGFVEAHAHFMLMGPSVPAMEAQKTWEDFGIHATKMAEMYLMQGFTTVRDAGGANGGIRRAIDSGLIVGPRFYPSAAFIGTRGGHADFANFTSPPDAETNVGRLNISQQANGPDDVRKFARNNFRMGATQIKFMQSGGIVSAFDPYQLLAGSKEELEAAVQVANEYGSYVMVHAYRKQAALNALNAGVKSIEHNLGFDKEIADLMKEKGAYTTTNLTSFDPSILEIPPVRDVPSSLAKALSAKEEFKNYISNMKKYPVKRGFNTDCIDTVERCNIQVAYEKHLNDKYFGPYAALVAMTSVGGEIVALSGDFMNPYREGKLGVIEQGAYADLLLLDGNPLEDFSVVGASDKWLDSPLRPASPETIRVIMKDGVFYKNTL, from the coding sequence ATGAAGCATAAACTAAAAAATTTAATTTTACCGCTTGCCTTCCTGGTGACTACTTCTGTAATTGCAGCAGAAAACCCACCGCCACAGCAGGTGCTTTTCAAGAACGTCAACATCTTCAACGGCACCGAGAACAAGATCTACAAGAACCAGCAAGTGTTGGTGGAGGCTAACCTGATCAAGGAGATCTCGGCTGGCGAAATTCAGACAAACAGTGGGACAACAGTGATCGACGGTGGCGGGCGGACGCTGACGCCGGGATTCGTCGAGGCTCATGCCCACTTCATGCTCATGGGGCCATCGGTGCCAGCCATGGAAGCCCAAAAGACCTGGGAGGATTTCGGCATCCACGCCACCAAGATGGCCGAGATGTACTTGATGCAGGGCTTCACCACCGTACGCGACGCTGGCGGCGCTAACGGTGGTATTCGCAGGGCAATCGATAGCGGGTTGATCGTCGGTCCGCGCTTCTATCCTTCCGCTGCGTTTATCGGCACGAGAGGGGGGCATGCCGATTTCGCCAACTTCACGTCCCCGCCTGATGCAGAGACAAACGTAGGTCGATTGAACATCTCGCAACAGGCCAACGGCCCTGACGACGTGCGGAAATTCGCGCGCAACAACTTCCGCATGGGTGCCACCCAGATTAAATTCATGCAATCGGGTGGCATCGTTTCGGCATTTGACCCATACCAATTGCTGGCTGGATCAAAAGAGGAGCTTGAGGCGGCGGTTCAGGTCGCCAACGAATACGGCAGTTACGTCATGGTACATGCCTATCGAAAGCAAGCTGCGCTAAACGCATTGAATGCTGGCGTTAAGTCCATCGAACATAATTTAGGGTTCGACAAGGAAATCGCAGATTTAATGAAAGAGAAAGGGGCCTACACCACTACCAACCTGACCAGCTTCGATCCGTCCATACTGGAAATCCCCCCAGTGCGCGACGTGCCATCAAGCCTGGCCAAAGCGTTATCGGCAAAGGAGGAGTTTAAGAACTACATTTCGAACATGAAAAAATATCCTGTTAAGCGTGGCTTTAATACGGACTGTATCGATACAGTTGAACGGTGCAACATCCAAGTTGCCTACGAGAAACATTTGAACGACAAATATTTCGGACCCTACGCTGCGCTGGTGGCTATGACATCGGTGGGTGGAGAAATTGTCGCCCTGTCTGGCGATTTCATGAACCCGTATCGCGAAGGCAAGCTTGGCGTCATCGAACAAGGCGCTTACGCTGATCTGTTGCTCCTCGACGGGAATCCGCTCGAAGACTTCTCTGTAGTCGGCGCGTCAGACAAGTGGCTCGACTCGCCCTTGCGTCCCGCAAGCCCGGAGACAATCCGGGTAATCATGAAGGACGGCGTGTTCTATAAGAACACGCTATAA
- a CDS encoding DUF3047 domain-containing protein — translation MLRWIVLFIGATVFLTVNASTNLTELSKNGIQKWEPKVFSGESIYTINQFKGRLALRDISNNSASGMVLKKQIYLAATAYLNWSWSVEKTLTQLDQRSKSGDDFVARIHVVIDEGLLV, via the coding sequence ATGCTTCGATGGATTGTCTTGTTTATTGGCGCAACAGTTTTTTTGACTGTGAACGCCTCAACCAACCTGACTGAATTGAGTAAGAACGGTATTCAAAAATGGGAGCCTAAAGTCTTTTCTGGTGAATCGATTTACACCATAAATCAGTTCAAAGGGCGCTTGGCGCTACGAGATATCAGCAATAATTCTGCGTCGGGAATGGTGTTGAAAAAGCAAATCTATCTCGCCGCAACGGCTTACCTGAACTGGAGCTGGTCAGTAGAAAAGACCCTGACCCAGTTAGATCAGCGCAGTAAAAGCGGGGATGATTTCGTCGCTCGAATTCATGTGGTTATCGATGAAGGCTTGCTGGTTTAG
- a CDS encoding DedA family protein, protein MLEAVWPFLQSLQGAPAYALVFVLLFICGIGLPINEDIVLLGASALTLKGVMEPVPLMVVSWFGLLCGDGLLFHWGHRFGTRVLRMGFLGRLISEQRLETMQATMRRYGPAYIFVVRFMPGVRSVLFLAAGSLKMPYRHLFIFDGLAALIQLPLLVYGVRYVGGRWEEILELMQRFQGVIIPAIIVLLLAVWLVRRRNSRERQV, encoded by the coding sequence ATGCTGGAAGCCGTTTGGCCCTTTTTGCAGTCACTTCAGGGAGCACCTGCCTACGCGCTGGTGTTTGTCCTGTTGTTCATCTGCGGCATCGGCCTGCCGATCAATGAAGACATAGTCCTGCTCGGTGCCAGCGCCCTCACCCTCAAAGGCGTGATGGAGCCCGTCCCGCTGATGGTGGTGTCCTGGTTCGGCCTGTTATGCGGCGATGGCCTGCTGTTCCACTGGGGTCACCGCTTTGGCACCAGAGTCCTGCGCATGGGCTTCCTTGGTCGCCTGATAAGCGAACAACGCCTGGAAACCATGCAGGCCACCATGCGCCGTTACGGGCCTGCCTACATCTTCGTGGTGCGCTTCATGCCGGGCGTGCGCTCGGTGCTGTTTCTGGCGGCCGGCTCACTGAAGATGCCCTACCGGCATCTGTTCATTTTTGACGGGCTGGCGGCACTCATCCAGCTACCGCTGCTGGTTTACGGGGTGCGTTATGTCGGTGGGCGCTGGGAAGAAATCCTCGAACTCATGCAACGTTTTCAGGGCGTGATTATTCCCGCCATCATCGTATTGCTGCTGGCTGTATGGCTGGTCAGGCGGCGAAATTCCAGGGAGCGACAAGTATGA